The genomic region CGTCCCACATTTCCAGCAATGGTCACAATAACGAACACAACAGTGTGCCGAAGCAACACTATTTGTCACAACAACAtcaatcacaacaacaacaaccacatcgTCGCCACGAATCGTCGCCCAAGCGCTTCAGCTCATCGCTAGGCAGCGACACTGGCAACAGCACACGCGAATCAGAATGCAGTGAAGAACATAGCGGCGGTTCGCCCGTATCCCGTTCACCGCCCGTCACAGGCACCACAAAACCGCTACCATTGCCACAGCCCACCAATGAGCTGTTCGATTCATTGGCCGCGGAGCTGCGTGCCAAGTTGAATGGCAATGGACCGCCTTTGTTACTGCCGCCACGCGACTATGACACAGTGCATCGCTCCAAGGGCAATTTGACGGCAATTGAACTTCGTCGCTGCCGAAATGCATTGATTGTGGGCGGCGCCACGCCCAATGAGACAGCCGTAACCGCTAATGGCAAACAAGTTTCATCGCGTGGCTCTTCAGGCATCGGTTCGGATTTGGCACCGAGCCCAGAACGACAAGACCTGAACAGTTCGAGTGGTGAGTACTGCAATGCAATTCAATTCCAGCCAAGTAATAGGcgacaaattattttaatttttaatttaattccctTTCCATTCCCGCATTGCAGATGATGAACAGTGGTCGAACGAAGCGGACAACTCTGTAATCGCGCTTAAGCCATCACAGATTGCGATGGAACGCTCGCCACCCATAATACCGCATCATCCACAGTTGAACCGCAAGAGCGCTGTTCAGCCACCTGAAGATAGTTATTTACGCGATCTGCCGGCGAAGCCGTACACACCACGACAAAGCGCCACCAGTAGTGCACATCGTGAGAAGATCGTTACTTCCACACACGAGCGTGACACGCGCTCGAAAACGCCGTCGACGGCGAGCTGGTCGCGCGAAGACGAAATAAAACCGATCATTATGCGCCCAGCCGATTATGATGCGAAATTCAATCGCGTTTTACAAGCCGAAACAAAACAGGAGTATCATCGACGCGCTGATGGTGGGGGTGGAGGTGGCACCGGCGGTAGAGAACGTGATCGTGAACGTGATCGTGAACGCGAACATCCAAAGTTACGCGACACCGACAAATACAATGAAATCAATCGTTTGCTGAACAAAAAACTTTCACTAGAACGTGAATCACCAGAACAACACTTTACTAAGCAAAAACTGGATGATGCTGAAGACTTCGATGACTCCGATCCACCAAGCGATCACAGGCCTGTTCACCCAACCTCCAGCTATCGCAAGGAGAATCTCACAGATAAACAGAAATTCATCGAATACACAGCAAAGAAACAGTCAAAATCTTACGCTGCCGAGGAGGCGCAACGCTATGGTGGACGCCATCGTTACGTTGACCCGGCCGATTTGCCGTTTGAACAGTCCACAAGCCATAACAAGTATGCTGCTGTACACCGTAGTACGCACTCACCCGATCGCTCTGATCATGGCCATCCGCGCATGAGTGAGCGCGAACGAGAGCCAGATCGCTTGCGCGAAAAGGAACGCGAGAGGGAAAGGGATCGTGAACGTGAACGCGAGCGTGAGCGTGAACGTGAAAAAGATCGTAAACAATATTCACATAGCAATGAGCGTAACCCATACCGTGAACCAGAGAGTCTGCCCTACATACAAAGCATGGAAAAGATGATGAAGTCATCCGCAATGCGTTACAAGGCATTTGATGGCGCATTAGAGCCTGCAGCGGTTGCGCCACCCAAAGAAGAATTACACACAAAACTCAGCTCACAGCGTAGTAAATCTTACACAAAACGCAACGACGACGATACGCTTCCAAAGGAGTATGCACACTCCAGTGGCCGATCTGATGTCACGCCCAAGGATCGCTTCAAGGATGCCAAGGACAAGTTTCGCGCCATGGAACGCAACGGCAGTCGATATGACCTAGGCGATGAGAAAGACGTATCCGACTATCGACCACGACGCCGTGGCTCGGTCGAACCAACAGACAATGGACGTCCATATGCCGATTGGAGCGATGAAGAGCGTCTAGATGATTCACCAACGCCAGTCGCCACCCGTTCGCGCTCTCGCTCACGCGGCCAGCTGTGGGAGGAAACAAATGTGGCGCCACGCGAGATGTTACCACCACGCGAACATCATATTCGCGAACGTGGCCGAGAGCGTCAATATCAAGAGTATGCGCCAGATGTTCGTCCAATGCGTGAAGCTTCAGGCAAACGCCCCGACACACACCGAGTGATGCGTGAGCGCTCAAGTGACATGACAGATGCGCGTGATCCCTATCGTGAGGCATATCGGTATGAACAACGCAAAGTACGTGATCATTCAAGAGACACGCCTCCAATGCGCGACGAACGCGAACGGCATCGAGAACCTGTACGACACGAATATGCACCGGATGTGCGCGCAGGTCTTCCTGAACATAGATCCAATCGACGACAAGCTGAGAAACATACGGACTACTACCCTTCACCTACTCCGCCGCCACCCACCACCGGTGCACCCATACCCAATCCCAAAGGCATCTCCAATTTGACAAAAGGCTATCGTCACAGCTATGCCGAGCCGGTATTTGCGCGTGCTGGTGGTCGTGTTGGCTTGGCGGCCGTTAATccgtattaagtaaaataaCGGAAATTGGGTTTGTTCGGAAAAATACGGTTTTActgtaatattattaataaagcaCTAATCTTAAGTTAAGttttgatcaaaaaattaaagaaaggaCGACTAAACTGAATGTTAACTGAAGCGAAGTATTCTGTAAATCtaatattcaatttaaaatgaTTTAACGTGCATATCTATATTCTGTacgtatgtattttttaaagaaatatctaTGAACATATAAACTACTTTTAACCAGTCATATTTACATTTACTAAACCCGGCTTATTCCAGTCGCTAAGCAAGAGCTAATCAATGCTGGTTACCATAAgaattaaacattttgaaatgtcCTTTTAAAATCACTGGAGTAtagcttcaaaaattttagtcaACAAAATCTTTCCCAATAATGTGCCTTTTTATACGAAGAAACTAGCTAATTTATCGAGAAATTCAACgaaattcgaagaaaaaaacataaaaaaattattacatgcATGCAAACACTTAagtatatattatgtatgtatgtatccaatatattattatatatatgtatgtatttttgtagtaaattttcacatagcacctaaaattttaattatatacttaactaaaatgtaaaatctttattttccaTCAGTTGATTGGTTGTTACTTATTTTGAAGAAGGAATGTTATTTGCAACGCTATTTGAacaagcgattttttttttttgtgttgagatgtaaacatgaaaatttcaataaaggaATCTAGTTGATATATCTAATCGATTTATtatgagtttttattttattttatttgttgtttgtggtaatataaaaaacaaatccaaaaaCGACTGCTTCTTTGTTATTggcttatttatttgttttacgaaattgcaacaacaaaatacatgtaaatgtTGTTAAAAGGCGGATTCGCCGTTAAAAACAAATCCAACAACGACTGcttctttgttgttgccttatttatttgttttacgaaattgcaacaacaaaatacatgtaaatgtTGTTAAAAGGCGGGTTCGCCGTTAAAAACAAATCCAACAACGACTGcttctttgttgttgccttatttatttgttttacgaagttgcaaaaacaaaatacatataaatgttgttACAAGGCGGGTTCGCCATGTCATCACCTGTTATAAATTCGCCTTGTGTTGTTGTTCCTCTACCGAAGTCAACTGCTATGAATTCGCCTAGCCAGTGTTCGTTCATTCACAATGAGTTTGTGCGCATACTGTtctaaaatattcacaatagcCGAAATGAACCAATGTTGGGtgaaaatttcattgtaatatAATATCGCCGAGGGCGAACACTATTAGGAAAAATAATATGCATATAATCTATCATTTGATGTAAAGGGAGATAAATTTAGAGGTATCAgattttaaactgaaataaaacaacgaaaatccaaattgattgggcaatatttattacttttatgtagaacattaattttttaatgggtTAGAGGcagtcagaatttttaaaaaattaggttgttttgttttttcttaaagcacaatatcttaaaaatattttgtaaaaatttgaagtgcatctgacaaatacttttcgagttattcaacaattaacaaaaggcgctcgggcgctccggaatcgatagcgaaactttaaatgcgttttttctcaaaactatgttttttcaaactggtgatcactgtaacttaaaaaccgcttggtagatttcaataaaatttatactgctttgaaaaacataaaaaactcgtgactgatcggagaatttttttttttaaatttcgactttttttaaacaattaattgtctaTTTTTTCACGAAAACCTGAAAAATATTGCCTGAGACcgtcatattgttaattttgaaaacaaaggtTCGATCAGGACAAGGttatctatttataaaactaatttctcttgtccaattgattttagatgaatctctaaggacttgtgatgaccaccgcaagggacttctggagaaatgggCTCCAGACAAACAACGataacttttaatattattattttttttgccctctgactacctctaacccgttaaagataatccctttcaaatgttggccgcaactgcgccgtaaatCGGTCATCCgtcaacaccaattttgaatgactccctGGAGTAACTTCaatcggtatctcgtgaataactttagtaatgttggcttccattgcctcaatcgaagctggtttattcaTAAAGCATTTAGTCTTGACATACCCCACAAATAAtaatccaaaggtgtgatag from Anastrepha obliqua isolate idAnaObli1 chromosome 2, idAnaObli1_1.0, whole genome shotgun sequence harbors:
- the LOC129237341 gene encoding LOW QUALITY PROTEIN: uncharacterized protein DDB_G0284459 (The sequence of the model RefSeq protein was modified relative to this genomic sequence to represent the inferred CDS: inserted 2 bases in 1 codon), whose product is MALRLRRDVQKASYYVWFLGAEEAKGLRGTRVINSVLPYLIDRSRGQEPLKVTLQVSHXIKILQGSSKHFIPHSAITSSVQTDDIVACVLLLYNPATKCPLHVHAYRCDSESTAEALHQQLQILINRPENQKRFEELETRLGIMPPLPTSSGSNSKSASHISSNGHNNEHNSVPKQHYLSQQHQSQQQQPHRRHESSPKRFSSSLGSDTGNSTRESECSEEHSGGSPVSRSPPVTGTTKPLPLPQPTNELFDSLAAELRAKLNGNGPPLLLPPRDYDTVHRSKGNLTAIELRRCRNALIVGGATPNETAVTANGKQVSSRGSSGIGSDLAPSPERQDLNSSSDDEQWSNEADNSVIALKPSQIAMERSPPIIPHHPQLNRKSAVQPPEDSYLRDLPAKPYTPRQSATSSAHREKIVTSTHERDTRSKTPSTASWSREDEIKPIIMRPADYDAKFNRVLQAETKQEYHRRADGGGGGGTGGRERDRERDREREHPKLRDTDKYNEINRLLNKKLSLERESPEQHFTKQKLDDAEDFDDSDPPSDHRPVHPTSSYRKENLTDKQKFIEYTAKKQSKSYAAEEAQRYGGRHRYVDPADLPFEQSTSHNKYAAVHRSTHSPDRSDHGHPRMSEREREPDRLREKERERERDREREREREREREKDRKQYSHSNERNPYREPESLPYIQSMEKMMKSSAMRYKAFDGALEPAAVAPPKEELHTKLSSQRSKSYTKRNDDDTLPKEYAHSSGRSDVTPKDRFKDAKDKFRAMERNGSRYDLGDEKDVSDYRPRRRGSVEPTDNGRPYADWSDEERLDDSPTPVATRSRSRSRGQLWEETNVAPREMLPPREHHIRERGRERQYQEYAPDVRPMREASGKRPDTHRVMRERSSDMTDARDPYREAYRYEQRKVRDHSRDTPPMRDERERHREPVRHEYAPDVRAGLPEHRSNRRQAEKHTDYYPSPTPPPPTTGAPIPNPKGISNLTKGYRHSYAEPVFARAGGRVGLAAVNPY